From a single Lolium rigidum isolate FL_2022 chromosome 7, APGP_CSIRO_Lrig_0.1, whole genome shotgun sequence genomic region:
- the LOC124679434 gene encoding potassium transporter 22-like: MAEQQLQQQAEQPCGGDDEVLEVECALDMPAAVQRQDSLYRDASRAGGGSHHGQERWGKTLRLAFQCVGVLYGDIGTSPLYVYSSTFTAGVRHTDDLLGVLSLIIYSFILFTMVKYVYIALRANDDGDGGTFALYSLISRHAKVSLVPNQQAEDELHILEQMEQDDPKSFSRRRGLATLQLGSPAAQRAQRVKELLETSRPVRISLFLLTILATAMVISDACLTPAISVLSAVGGLKEKAPHLTTDQIVWITVAILVALFAVQRFGTDKVGYFFAPVVILWLLLIGGVGVYNLVKHDIGVLRAFNPKYIADYFRRNKKDAWVSLGGILLCFTGTEALFADLGYFSIRSIQLSFGFGLVPSVLLAYAGQAAFLRKYPEEVANTFYRSTPTSLFWPTFVLAIAASIIGSQAMISCAFATISHSQALGCFPRVKILHTSKQYQGQLYIPEVNFLLGFAACVVTVAFKTTVVIGEAHGICVVLVMLITTLLLTVVMLLVWKVNAWWVALFFTVFMASESVYLSSVLYKFLHGGYIPVAMSAVLVAVMVVWHYVHVKRYKYELERTVSPDKVRELLDGRELRKVPGVGLFYTDLVQGIPPVFPHLIEKIPSIHAVLLFVSVKHLPVPHVDMSERFLFRQVEPKEHKLYRCVARYGYRDPLEEAKDFVANLVERLQYYIRDVNLYGVDVDAKAGKVSYPSSRCDSMARSSTRAATMMQMYSASYKESLALGRARSSSATGRMMQLGMNPSASYTERQDGRGRSIYAEEMMTPAESFSELAYYPSGRYAASSQQLFQAAKMSLEEMAKIEEEQRYIEREMEKGVVYIMGENEVVARPHSSLLKKVIVNYVYAFLRKNCRQGDKVLSIPRSHLLKVGMSYEI; this comes from the exons ATGGCGGagcagcagctgcagcagcaGGCGGAGCAGCCGTGCGGTGGCGACGATGAGGTGTTGGAGGTGGAGTGCGCGCTGGACATGCCGGCGGCGGTGCAGCGGCAGGACTCGCTGTACCGGGACGCCTCaagggccggcggcggcagccacCACGGGCAGGAGCGGTGGGGCAAGACGCTGCGCCTGGCGTTCCAGTGCGTCGGCGTGCTCTACGGCGACATCGGGACCTCGCCGCTGTACGTCTACTCCAGCACCTTCACCGCCGGCGTGCGGCACACCGACGACCTCCTGGGCGTCCTCTCCCTCATCATCTACAGCTTCATCCTCTTCACCATGGTCAAGTACGTCTACATCGCGCTCCGGGCAAACGACGACGGAGACG GCGGCACGTTCGCCCTCTACTCGCTCATCTCGCGGCACGCCAAGGTGAGCCTTGTGCCGAACCAGCAGGCGGAGGACGAGCTGCACATCCTGGAGCAGATGGAGCAGGACGACCCCAAGTCCTTcagccggcggcgcggcctggccacgCTACAGCtgggctcgccggcggcgcagCGCGCGCAGCGCGTCAAGGAGCTCCTGGAGACGAGCAGGCCCGTGCGGATCTCGCTGTTTCTGCTCACCATCCTCGCCACGGCCATGGTGATCAGCGACGCCTGCCTCACTCCGGCCATCTCCGTGCTGTCCGCCGTCGGAGGGCTCAAGGAGAAGGCGCCGCACCTCACCACAG ACCAGATTGTGTGGATCACGGTGGCCATCCTGGTGGCGTTGTTCGCGGTGCAGCGCTTCGGCACGGACAAGGTGGGCTACTTCTTCGCACCGGTGGTCATCCTGTGGCTGCTCCTCATCGGCGGCGTGGGCGTGTACAACCTGGTGAAGCACGACATCGGCGTCCTGAGGGCGTTCAACCCAAAGTACATCGCCGACTACTTCCGACGCAACAAGAAGGACGCGTGGGTGTCCCTAGGCGGCATCCTCCTCTGCTTCACCGGCACCGAGGCGCTCTTCGCCGACCTCGGCTACTTCAGCATCCGCTCCATCCAGCTTAGCTTCGGCTTCGGCCTCGTCCCCTCCGTGCTCCTCGCCTACGCCGGCCAGGCCGCGTTCCTCCGCAAGTACCCGGAGGAGGTGGCCAACACCTTCTACAGGTCCACCCCCACTTCCCTCTTCTGGCCCACCTTCGTCCTCGCTATCGCCGCGTCCATCATCGGCAGCCAGGCCATGATCTCGTGCGCCTTCGCCACCATCTCGCACTCGCAGGCGCTAGGGTGCTTCCCGCGCGTCAAGATCCTGCACACCTCCAAGCAGTACCAGGGGCAGCTCTACATCCCGGAGGTGAACTTCCTGCTGGGCTTCGCCGCCTGCGTGGTCACCGTGGCGTTCAAGACCACGGTGGTGATCGGCGAGGCGCACGGCATCTGCGTGGTCCTCGTGATGCTCATCACCACGCTGCTCCTCACCGTGGTGATGCTGCTGGTGTGGAAGGTGAACGCGTGGTGGGTGGCGCTCTTCTTCACGGTGTTCATGGCGTCCGAGTCCGTGTACCTCTCCTCGGTGCTCTACAAGTTCCTGCACGGAGGGTACATCCCAGTGGCCATGTCGGCGGTGCTGGTGGCGGTCATGGTGGTGTGGCACTACGTGCACGTGAAGCGGTACAAGTACGAGCTGGAGCGCACGGTGTCGCCCGACAAGGTGCGGGAGCTGCTGGACGGGCGCGAGCTGCGCAAGGTGCCTGGCGTGGGGCTCTTCTACACGGACCTGGTGCAGGGGATCCCGCCCGTGTTCCCGCACCTCATCGAGAAGATCCCGTCCATCCATGCCGTGCTGCTCTTCGTCTCCGTCAAGCACCTCCCCGTCCCGCACGTCGACATGTCGGAGCGGTTCCTGTTCCGGCAGGTGGAGCCCAAGGAGCACAAGCTGTACCGGTGCGTGGCGAGGTACGGGTACCGCGACCCGCTGGAGGAGGCCAAGGACTTCGTGGCCAACCTGGTGGAGCGGCTCCAGTACTACATCCGCGACGTGAACCTCTACGGCGTGGATGTGGACGCCAAGGCCGGCAAGGTGAGCTACCCGAGCTCGCGCTGCGACAGCATGGCCAGGTCGtccacccgcgccgccaccatgatgCAGATGTACTCGGCGTCCTACAAGGAGAGCCTTGCGCTGGGAAGGGCGAGGTCGTCGTCGGCGACGGGGCGCATGATGCAGCTGGGCATGAACCCGTCGGCGTCCTACACGGAGAGGCAGGATGGGAGGGGCCGGTCCATCTACGCGGAGGAGATGATGACGCCGGCGGAGTCCTTCTCGGAGCTGGCGTACTATCCGTCGGGGCGGTACGCGGCGAGCAGCCAGCAGCTGTTCCAGGCGGCGAAGATGAGCCTGGAGGAGATGGCCAAGATCGAGGAGGAACAGAGGTACATCGAGAGGGAGATGGAGAAGGGGGTGGTGTACATCATGGGGGAGaacgaggtggtggcgcggccgcacTCGTCGCTGCTCAAGAAGGTCATCGTCAACTACGTCTACGCATTCCTCAGGAAGAACTGCAGGCAAGGGGATAAGGTGCTCTCCATCCCAAGGAGCCACCTGCTCAAGGTCGGAATGTCCTACGAGATCTAG